In the genome of Myxococcus stipitatus, one region contains:
- the carF gene encoding plasmanylethanolamine desaturase, with translation MKKTNEIKTQVRLQDAQALADGYSPAIRAMEIGAIVSFMALELFLVYRLYANPHGGPWLLLSAVLLGYLAADFVSGFVHWMGDTWGSTNMPILGKALIRPFREHHVDEKAITRHDFVETNGNNCLISLPVAVAAVSMPLSNSGWVFCASFLGAMIFWVMATNQFHKWSHMDTPPALIGFLQRIHLILPPAHHRIHHTAPFNKYYCITVGWLNWPLNAVSFFPQMERLVTRVTGLVPREDDIGDEAARALVEVQGATQAPVVQAAKELLTKATTEDTAPAPAPTRPS, from the coding sequence ATGAAGAAGACGAACGAGATCAAGACCCAGGTTCGCCTCCAGGACGCGCAAGCCCTGGCGGACGGCTATTCCCCCGCGATTCGCGCCATGGAGATTGGCGCCATCGTCAGCTTCATGGCGCTGGAGCTGTTCCTGGTGTACCGGCTGTACGCCAATCCACACGGCGGGCCGTGGCTCCTGCTGAGCGCGGTGCTCCTGGGCTACCTGGCCGCGGACTTCGTCTCCGGCTTCGTCCACTGGATGGGCGACACGTGGGGCTCCACGAACATGCCCATCCTGGGCAAGGCCCTCATCCGCCCCTTCCGCGAGCACCACGTCGACGAGAAGGCCATCACCCGCCACGACTTCGTGGAGACCAACGGCAACAACTGCCTCATCTCCCTGCCCGTGGCCGTGGCCGCCGTCTCCATGCCGCTGAGCAACTCCGGCTGGGTGTTCTGCGCCAGCTTCCTGGGCGCGATGATTTTCTGGGTGATGGCGACCAACCAGTTCCACAAGTGGTCGCACATGGACACGCCGCCGGCGCTCATCGGCTTCCTGCAGCGCATCCACCTCATCCTGCCCCCGGCGCACCACCGCATCCACCACACCGCGCCGTTCAACAAGTACTACTGCATCACCGTGGGCTGGCTGAACTGGCCGCTCAACGCCGTGAGCTTCTTCCCGCAGATGGAGCGGCTGGTCACCCGCGTCACCGGCCTGGTGCCGCGCGAGGACGACATCGGGGATGAGGCAGCGCGTGCGCTGGTGGAGGTCCAGGGCGCGACCCAAGCCCCCGTCGTCCAGGCGGCCAAGGAGCTGCTCACCAAGGCCACCACCGAGGACACCGCGCCGGCGCCCGCACCCACGCGCCCGTCCTGA